One stretch of Urocitellus parryii isolate mUroPar1 chromosome 12, mUroPar1.hap1, whole genome shotgun sequence DNA includes these proteins:
- the LOC113194136 gene encoding ADP-ribosylation factor-like protein 5A, with protein MGILFTRIWRLFNHQEHKVIIVGLDNAGKTTIFYQFSMSEVVHTSPTIGSNVEEIVINNTRFLMWDIGGQESLRSSWNTYYTNTEFVIVVVDSTDRERISVTREELYKMLAHEDLRKAGLLIFANKQDVKECMSVAEISQFLKLTSIKDHQWHIQACCALTGKGLCQGLEWMMSRLKIR; from the coding sequence ATGGGAATTCTCTTCACCAGGATATGGAGACTGTTCAATCACCAGGAGCACAAAGTTATCATTGTTGGATTGGATAATGCAGGAAAAACTACCATCTTTTACCAATTTTCTATGAGTGAAGTTGTACATACATCCCCTACAATAGGAAGTAATGTAGAAGAGATAGTGATTAATAATACACGTTTCCTAATGTGGGATATTGGTGGCCAAGAGTCTCTTCGTTCTTCCTGGAATACTTATTATACTAACACGGAGTTTGTAATAGTAGTTGTGGACAGTACAGACAGAGAGAGGATTTCTGTAACTAGAGAAGAACTCTACAAAATGTTAGCACATGAGGACCTAAGAAAAGCTGGATTACTGATTTTTGCTAATAAACAAGACGTTAAAGAATGCATGAGTGTAGCAGAAATCTCCCAGTTTTTGAAGCTAACTTCTATTAAAGATCATCAGTGGCATATCCAGGCATGCTGTGCTCTTACTGGCAAGGGATTATGCCAAGGACTTGAATGGATGATGTCACGACTTAAGATTAGATGA